A region of Necator americanus strain Aroian chromosome I, whole genome shotgun sequence DNA encodes the following proteins:
- a CDS encoding hypothetical protein (NECATOR_CHRI.G2486.T1) yields the protein MLTAFAAVDNAYFRCGFLQQGAESDRFLRARSADYDTYDPKSSKRTDVVQQDVMQVGNRWSRFQEANRENIGNNVNNTTQEDPEMTQLNEQNVLQPQVLAYKAVLDGC from the exons ATGTTGACAGCCTTCGCTGCCGTTGACAACGCGTACTTCCGATGCGGGTTTC TACAACAGGGCGCGGAATCTGACAGGTTTTTGAG AGCTCGTTCGGCAGATTACGACACATATGATCCGAAGAGTAGTAAAAGGACAGACGTAGTTCAACAGGACGTCATGCAGGTCGGGAATCGCTGGTCGAGATTTC AAGAAGCGAATCGTGAAAACATTGGCAACAATGTGAACAACACAACACAAGA AGATCCAGAAATGACGCAGTTGAACGAACAAAACGTTCTTCAGCCTCAAGTACTCGCTTACAAAGCTGTCCTAGATGGATGTTAA
- a CDS encoding hypothetical protein (NECATOR_CHRI.G2487.T1) has translation MILPVLLSMFPAAAVVLAQEDSTAQPVCSVNQLFNGQICTCAPGYFSSANDESKTRCEDECEEVYFSFFTYGKCVGDIFGKLPKDQQPACNLRCGVRPRLWTSIGIFCVFAAALATLLFTIPMCIATCASCLHAKKANKNAKRVIMEQQAQPSKDQQVATMGYNPYAYWPYYGRA, from the exons ATGATCCTACCCGTCCTGCTCTCAATGTTTCCTGCCGCTGCTGTTGTGCTGGCACAGGAGGACAGCACTGCGCAACCGGTCTGCTCAGTCAATCAACTGTTCAACGGCCAAATTTGCACATGCGCGCCCGG atatttttcGTCAGCTAACGATGAATCAAAGACCAGATGCGAGGACGAGTGCGAAGAG GTCTACTTTTCATTCTTCACCTATGGAAAGTGTGTGGGCGACATCTTCGGTAAGCTCCCCAAGGATCAGCAGCCGGCGTGCAACCTTCGTTGCGGA GTCCGACCGCGTCTCTGGACATCAATCGGCATTTTCTGTGTGTTTGCCGCGGCTCTGGCCACACTGCTCTTCACGATCCCGATGTGTATCGCCACCTGTGCTAGCTGTCTTCACGCCAAGAAA GCGAACAAGAACGCAAAGCGGGTAATTATGGAGCAACAGGCGCAACCTAGTAAGGATCAACAAGTGGCAACGATGGGGTACAATCCGTACGCGTACTGGCCGTACTACGGACGGGCCTAA